The genomic interval GAGCCAGtaagagaaaacaaataaatgcacgAGTGTGTACTGTACGTCTCCATCTCCGTAATTCTTTGAACTCGGCTGCATTCTCCACTCCTCCACTTTGCTAAGCGCCTTGTTATTAACGTTGCTGCGCACTGCGGCCCCCTTACTGAACGGTGGTAAACGTTGATTGGCGGCTGTCAACTGACTTCTTGAAATCGGACTTTCACGGGGCTCCGAGTTTTTCAATGCACCGGTTGGCCACAGGATTTATCACTACACTGTACTGACTGGTAAGTAATTTGCTACTTGCGCCTATATACGAGATGCAGACTGGTAAGCAGCACAACAAGCGCCATTGAAAGCAACTCTTGTTTCTACTAGTAGTTGTAACACGGCGGAGCGGAGAAGGCCCAAGTAGATATTGCGGCGGTCTGCAGCAACACATTCGCGCTTCCCACGTATGAAAGAAAACACTGCCGTATTGATGAAAGCTGGGGTTTCAGCAGTAAACGCTAATAGTTATATAATCCAGAAGGAACAAGAAACAGATGAGCAAGAAAGGTACAAAAAGTATATTCTCACGTCTAAGAATGTCTTTTATGCTCTTGGTCACGATATTTCTGCTTGGAAGCTGCAATAAAAAACGGCACAACGGCAACCATCGAGCACAATGTGCGAAGAGTAGCGCGTATCAAGCTAACAGAAGATAGTCAGTTATGGTTAACGTTTACCTTCCCAATATTCAGTATTGTGGAGTGAGATGATATATTTGAAGTAAAttcttgtaataaaaaaatgagaccTATTAAGTGTTATTAAACGTCTTTGATTGACGTCATAATCTGAAGTCGCATAAACTCGCATTTGACAGACAAACCCGGAGTGAAATGGGCGTGTCCGATGGGCGTGGTCATCTGTCAATCAACAATGCGCGTTTTTTTCCTCTTCCGATTAGTTTTGTTCGAATGCCGCAGAGTATGGCGGCGTAACCCTGGCGGCGTAACCCTGGTGCTCATTTAATGCTCTTTAGTAGCTTTCTGTCCGTAAAAGGACCATTGGccgtaataacaataataatgtatgtcttgtatagcccaaaatccccAATTAGTGCCACAATGGACTTTGACaagccctgtttttgacagcccccacaGCTTTGACTTACTAAGAAGACAAGACCTGCCCCCCCCCCAGAAAAGAAACCCATGTAGGGAGAAaagtggaagaaatcttgggaaaggcaattcagaaagatacccctttccaggtaggcgtggcgtgcagtgggtgacaaAAAATGGGGCAAATACAGGGGTGGGGAGGCCAATGGGACAACAGCCACGGATATCCATATCTGGGGGGCATCCAATCTAAAGAGTGTTGCTCTCTAGGAGAGCcctgtttcaaaaataattttaatttaatatgaacaaattgaaattattataGCTCATTCTCAGTGAAGCACTATTACTTCTAAGAGCTAGAAGTGCTCACACCTGGCCTGACCGGACCCCACGCAGCGAAAAGAGGCCTTCCCTTCaaaacattatgaaaattatgtctGTTTCACACGGGACATGAAATTGAACCCATGAGTCAAACGAACTTGAAAAGGGCTTCAGCACGACTCGAGAGACGCTCCGCTCCCTCAGTCCTGTATGCGCAGTGAACGTGTTAAGGGTCATTTGTCCAAccttggtggtgcagtgaagtgtTTTTCTGAGTTCACCTCACTTATTTCATCTCTCTTGTACTTCTAGCTAGTCCAGTAAGGTAAGTCTGTGTAGCCAGAGTAAATCTGGGTTATGTTAGAATTCTTGCATGTTTTGGAAGTTCAGTCAGGGTTCTTGACCTTTCACATGCGAGCTTTATAAGCACACTACAGTCAGGCATTGTTATAAATTGTGATGactgtacattaaaatatttgactATTTTTAATTATGGCTACAAACAAcgaattattactttaaaaaattctACAATAATTCTAGTATAAATTGTTTCATAAGGGTGCCAAAACCCTTACACCGGCCCTGCATACATTATATTCTATACCAGTAATGATAACGTGCcgtgaatacacttaacttgagcattcatagatttcatcctctttctcagtacgtttaccattcgtttgctcagagattgatgctcttgctgcttcttgttcttttctccaccctagcggcccgctgcttctcttctttcgtctgtatcttttcacgttaaaagtgattaagtcagtgtttgtgttgcaattacttagtacattttctttaatttttcacttaagctggcatttaaatcttcaatctgcctcaagaatgatttaagatatggagaggtaggggaagtgacggtgaaggtggtagagatgacAACAGTAcccgtacgcatgtgctgcacggtcgccctgctggccgctgccgagagttgattctacaataaaataaattaaaataaaaagaggaataaccttgcaggtcaatcatcacccaaaagcggacagtagacgtcacgtggtatatgtgtaccaaatctcaggtcaatagatcaagtggtttgtgagctacaggtgatttaaattcctggacagacagacagacagccacagtagcgtattatttTCTATATTGAAGCAGCTACAGTAGATTTTAAAGAGAAGCTTCAGCTACAttagtcaatttttttttgttgtcgccAGGGAAGACTACATTGATCaaactcctgtcaataatgggcTGAAAAGGCTAGTTTAGTAATAATTTAACAGTATATTATCATACAAGGACGGGCTGCATgcgacttttatcagtgttgcagggtaaaagtcattaagtgcaaaattatttgtaccatgattaaatttagtaataaaatgttttttgttatttgtgccacACAACGAATCGGGATTCGAACCCAGGCGGACAGTAGGTGGTGTTAGGTCCTAACTTAGTTCCGGCATCCGGGATCGAACCACCGACCAAGGGTAGTGTGCACTCTACCACCTGTGCTGTATGGATCTTAGTTCCAAGGCAATAATAAACTTAATGAAAGTTGTTTCTAGTTTAAGTCATGTATGAAAGTGTTACATGCCATAAAATGAACGacttatctttatcaaaataaaattatgaatcattaacacaatcaatgcatacttaacgaatacgtaaactatgtttattcaagtatttaagtggatataataataataattcattacatttatatagcgcttttctcagtactcccCTGGGTACACTACATTATTGATGCAAAGACCATCTTGATCCTCGTGGCAATCTTCTCCAACTAAGAGCTTGATCTTCTTTCTTGAAGTTGCTCGAGATAAGGCAACATACAATTGACCATGAGCAAATACTGGTTGGGGTAGGTAAACACCAACCTCTTGAACTGTTTGACCTTGACCCTTGTTAatggtcattgcaaaggccagttGTACTGGAAATTGGCGTCATCAAAGTTCAAATGGCAGTCCACAATCTTTCATAACCAAAGGAGTACGTGGAATGGCAATAAGTTTGCCTTTGTGGGCTCCAGTGAGGATCGAAGCCAGCAAGCAATTTCGCTTGAGTTGTCGGACTTGAAGTCGTGTGCCATTGCAAAGTCCTTCATGTCCATTGATATTACGCAGCAGAATAATTGGAGAGCCAACTTTGAGACGCAATTTATGAGGTGGCATCCCAGAAATAGCAAGTGTGTTGAGAAATTCAACAGGATATAGAGATGCATCCAAGCCTTCAGAATCTTCAACAGAATCAATCGATAAGTATTCTTGCTCTTCGCCAGGCAGGATATCCACAATCTTGTTGTTGATGTCATGGACATCAGTGTTGAGTGGAGTCAGGATGACTTTGTCCGAAAAGTAGCCATCATTAAGATAATGTTCTTCGGCATTATCGTACACTTCATGGATCAAAGTTTGAAGTGTATTTGTTCTTGGTTGCCACGGAATGACCATATCTTTGGGGATTTTGACAAATCTTTGACCACAATCTTCACAGTCATTTGATTTTCCATCACCAACACGCAACAGAAAATTAGCAAAGTCTTCAATTTCAGTGGCACTTGCCGAGTCCACAGCATTTTGTACACGCATATTAGTTTTAAGTCGAAATGTAGTAAAGTGTTTCCAAAGATATGAACGTTTGACGCACGAATCGACAATTTGGGCTGCAGTTGCCTTGGGAACCACTGGAAGAATTTGTCGGAAATCGCCAGCCAACACAACTGTCTTGCCACCAAAGACTTTGTCGTTGCCCATGATATCTTTGAGCGACTTGTCAAGAGCTTCAAAACCGTACTTGATCATCATAGGTGCTTCATCCCACACAATCAAGTCTGTATTGCGTAACAATTCAGCTCGTTGTGATTGAACTGGAATGTTGCATGTGGAAGTTGCATTGAGATCCAAACTGAGCTTGAATGTAGAGTGCGCAGTTCGACCTCCCATAAGCTGCAATGCCACTGGTTGCCACGCACGAATTTTCTTCATAAAAGCCGGATTTGACCACAACAAAACCAATTGATCGGGCAAAGGGGTAAATGGAGCAAGTCGAATTTTTCCACCACTACAGCACATAGAAGATgtttcaccattccactgaagaGCACCACAATGTACACATTCATTGACCATAGGACCAATTGAATGCACTGAAACGTTGGTGTCAAAGTCTTCAATCGTAGCCAGAGCACGAGAAAGTTGATTGCTGAAAGCAGCTCATGCAGAGGCTCTTCGACGTGCGTCAGTGTTTCTTCGAAGTTGAGCTTGAATTTCAGACGCATTTGCTCGACTTTCTCGAGTTCGAATGCGATCTTGTTGACGCCTTGAATTTGCATCTTCCTCGTTTTCATGAAGTCTATTTTCTCATAGTCTTTGTCGCTCTTGCTGTCTTCTTTCAACAATTTCACCTTcagttgcatttaaacgattctctCGTAAGGATTCTTTGTAAGGATAAGCTGCTTCTTTGACGGGGTAGTGGCATATGTAGCTACTCCCCAATTTGTCCATTAGGTAGAAAGGCAGCATTTCTCATACACTATTTTGTAAGTAGAGTTGCTTGTTTTCTTTGCGTAAACGTATGACTGCTTTGGCGCAATGGTTAAGCCGGCACCTTGGCACTCGGGAGGTCGTGGGTTCGATTTCCACTTGGGCATTTTTAGTTGGTTGGTCCAAATTTTCAAAATTCGTAGAAtatcagccaatcaaaacactgatgtaaacgtaccaaccaaccaaccaacagacagacatgctgaaatatatGTATAGATTTAATTCCAGACTATGACTTGTCGAAAGAGAGAGAACGTTCTATTCAATAATATTCGACTGTACTCCTTCCTGACTGTCACGATTTGCATCACGTACAGATTACTACTCACCATTGCATTTTCAATCGCAAGTTGTGAAAGatcattttcaaaattgaaattaataaaaactcaTCTGAGATCTTCCATGTCACAAGAGCGTCTGACCAACCTGGCTTTAATCAGCATTGAAAAAGAATTCCTCACAGATGATGTACAAAATGAAGTTGTACAATTGTTTTCGGAGAGGAGATCTAATTTGGGGAAACAAACTTATACgaataattaatttgaataaagtgtttatttcttatttactaTGACTTTCATTATCATATtcagagtggtgactctgaggttaGGGTTCTGCACTGGcattcggaaggttgccggttcgaatcccataaaatgccaatagggactctgctctgttgggcccttgagtaaggccattaacctgcaattactgagcgctttgagtagtgagaaaagcgctatataaatacaaagaattattattatgccaTCTTTACCATTCACTTTGACAGTACCTCACCATAGGGGGCATACAATCAAGGTGTTTGCCCCGGGCACCTTCTAGCCTCTGCACGCCACTGggtaaatacaatatacagaacaggacacaagtaatcctcttcactgaGCTAGATGGCCAGTCTATCATGGTCACCTGaggaatacaatacaacattACAAAGAACAAGGCAAAGTGCAAGAATAGGTGATACCACACACTGAATACCGAACTGTCACATATGAGGATtcagagtcctggaaacctcGGCCAGCAagctactggccattccacagctgagtcagtgctgggccggccagtctgatgaaaggacccctctacccgatgattccagtgcccctttttcagagatgacttttccttaggcaggcaaacaacttggagGTACAGCAATGGCACCAAGCGCCACATGACAGTAAGTCACACAAACATTGAGAAAGCGTGCGAGTTTGCAGCGTTGTCAtttttatacagtcatatgaaaaagtttgggaacccctttcagcctgcaaaataatttactctcctttcaacaaaacagataacagtggtatgtctttcattacctagaaacatctgagtactggggtgttttccaaacaaagatttttagtgatgcagtatttagttgtatgaaattaaatcaaatgtgaaaaactggctgtgcaaagatttgggtccccttgtccttttgctgatttgaatgcctgtcactgctcaatgctgattacttgcatcACCAAATTGGTAGGATTAGCTCTTTAAGCCTTGATcttcatagactggtgtgtccaatcatgagatataaaggtatttaaggtggccaattgcaagttgtgcttccctttgactctcctctgaagagtgacagtatgggatcctcaaagcaactctcaaaggatctgaaaacaaagattgttcagtatcatggtgtaggggaaggctacaaaaagctatctcagaggtttaaactgtcagtttcaactgtaaggaatggaatcaggaaatggaaggccacaagcacagttgctgttaaacccagcaggtctggcaggccaagaaaaatacaggagcggtatacacacaggattgtgagaatggttacagacaacccacagatcacctccaaagacctgcaagaacatcttgctgcagatggtgtatctgtacatcgttctacaattcagcacaatttgcacaaagaacatctgtatggcagggtgatgagaaagaagccctttctgcactcacgccacaaagagagtcacttgttgtatgcaaatgtccatttagacaagccagattaattttggaacaaagtggtttgcactgatgagacacaaattgagttatttggtcataacaaaaagcactttgcatgacggaagaagaacaccacattccaagaaaaacacctgctacctactgtcacatttggtggaggttccatcatgctgtggggctgtgtggctagttcaaggactggggcccttgttaaagtcgagggtcggatgaattcaacccaatatcaacaaattcttcaggataatgttcaaacatcagtcacaaagttgaagttacgcaggggttggatattccaacaagacaatgacccaaaacacagttcgaaatctacaaaggcattcaggcagagggagaagtacaatgttctggaatggccgtcacagtccccggacttgaatatcatcgaaaatctatggggtgatttgaagcaggctgtccatgctcgacagccatcaaattgaactgaactggagagattttgtatggaagaattgtcaaaaatacctccatccagaatccagacactcatcaaaggctataggaggcgtctagaggctgttatatctgcaaaaggaggctcagctaagtattgatgtaatatctctgttggggtgccctaatttatgcacctgtctaattttgttatgatgcatattgcatattttctgttaatccaataaacttaatgtcactgctgaaatactccataaggcatgtcatatattaaaaggaagtcgctactttgaaagctcagccaatgataaacaaaaatccaaagaattaagaggggttcccaaacgttttcatatgactgtaggtgcCCTGCCACTGTTGATGTATTTGTGTAGTTTGTTCAGCGCCATTGCACTTATCgtatgctgcattccatttcaAGTGGAAATTTCCTAGTCTGAATTTTCAACAGGATCGCCCCCTTAAGTCAGATTTCCAACTCGGAAACTTTGAGAGTTGTTGTCCAACACAGTTTGTCCAACTTCGGAATATGATACACTTCAAATTTTATTGAAAGCTGAAGTATTGTACTGTTCATTAGCAcctctgtctatttgtgtctcattcaGTCAGTCGTACACACAGTGCTGTCCGGCTTCTGTTTGTGGTCATGCTGCTGCAGTGTTTGGGGCCATAAAATACCATGTTGCGCGTTGTTATCAGCTGCTATTTTTTCTGAAAAAGCAAGCGCAACAAAAGTTTTCCTGGACACGTCCATAttgattttttgaaaatgtgatcAACACAggtgtgacgtcattcccagctctgacttCTGAGGTAAATGGAACGCAGCATTAGAAAATGCATTTCTTCCGTGAAGGGGGACCAATCAGTGCATGAGACGTTGTAATGAGCAgggtccaatcagggaagggccacttCATAAACACTAACCAATCAGAGAGACAGCGCAATTGGACTATCGTTTTTGGAAGTCTGCGTTTCTTCTCCTCCACCCTACAATTGTTACGGTGCGTATTCATTGCCAGGTTAGTGTGGACAAAAAGTGAACGTGGAgacaaatgtctgcatttttaaagaagAGCGTAGTATTTTGGACGAGCCTAAGAacgcaatttttttttcctttcatgacTGCTATGACGCATTACGTCTCCCTTTAACCTCCATGATCCTTTGCTAACgtttaagaatacattttcttcTGACCAATGCTGCAGCACGTCATTAACCAAATTATCTTCCAGTAGCCTCTGTTCTTATCCAGTGTCCCTTTGTCCCTTATAGCCATTAACCTGAAGCTCTTTGTTTTCTTGTGGAGTTTGTGTCACATACCACAATCTGTCCCAGTGTGGACACTTGCAATATGTCAACTGCGGGTGGTCAGCTGGGAACCTCGGCTCATGGTGTATGTGCGACCCTCTCTGCGACAAAACGCTCTTCCATAAACCTTTGCTGCCTGCTTCAGTTGATCTTTGATTGGTAAGCTTAGCACATTTGTACATCAAAGACAGGCAGGCTCTCAGGTGACAATGACACACTGATCACTAGTCAGTGGTCCCAAATAGCTGCAGTGCCCACCTGGCATAAACCACTCACACATGGTACTGAAGCGTTGCACTTCtaatcttcttcttgttttttagGGTGACGGTCACTCTTCAGTGCCAGGCCATTTGTGGCAGAGTCCCGTTATGTCAACACTCAACAGAAAACGAATGGTGAGTGCAGTGTGATTAATGACGTGTTGTATTTCTGACTTTTGAGTGTGAGGTCCAGTGCTGTTTGAGGGTCCACCGCTATGCAGGGTTTGGTTTTAGCTGCTGCTTTATCTCATTTAACAGCTTGCCGCTGATTGTGTTCCCCTCTAAGCTCAGGTGTTCCATAGGCCAGGCTCTCCTGGACAGCAAAGCTTGGAGAATGGCGTCAGCACCTTCATCTCCAATGTTGTTGCTATCGAGGTCCACCTTGCAGAGGCTCCCATTCGCCTTCAGCACTTCGCTAAACATGATGGCTCCCTCGTTGCCA from Erpetoichthys calabaricus chromosome 9, fErpCal1.3, whole genome shotgun sequence carries:
- the LOC114657206 gene encoding LOW QUALITY PROTEIN: ATP-dependent DNA helicase PIF1-like (The sequence of the model RefSeq protein was modified relative to this genomic sequence to represent the inferred CDS: substituted 2 bases at 2 genomic stop codons) yields the protein MQLKVKLLKEDSKSDKDYEKIDFMKTRKMQIQGVNKIAFELEKVEQMRLKFKLNFEETLTHVEEPLHELLSAINFLWNGETSSMCCSGGKIRLAPFTPLPDQLVLLWSNPAFMKKIRAWQPVALQLMGGRTAHSTFKLSLDLNATSTCNIPVQSQRAELLRNTDLIVWDEAPMMIKYGFEALDKSLKDIMGNDKVFGGKTVVLAGDFRQILPVVPKATAAQIVDSCVKRSYLWKHFTTFRLKTNMRVQNAVDSASATEIEDFANFLLRVGDGKSNDCEDCGQRFVKIPKDMVIPWQPRTNTLQTLIHEVYDNAEEHYLNDGYFSDKVILTPLNTDVHDINNKIVDILPGEEQEYLSIDSVEDSEGLDASLYPVEFLNTLAISGMPPHKLRLKVGSPIILLRNINGHEGLCNGTRLQVRQLKRNCLLASILTGAHKGKLIAIPRTPLVMKDCGLPFELXXRQFPVQLAFAMTINKGQGQTVQEVGVYLPQPVFAHGQLYVALSRATSRKKIKLLVGEDCHEDQDGLCINNVVYPGEY